The Deltaproteobacteria bacterium nucleotide sequence GTCTGACAGTACTGTGTACTGTCAGGCCGAGGCCCATGGCCGAAAGGGACGAAATTTGTAATTCCAGCGAAAGCGGGAATGACGGCCATAACACCGAACAGGATCAGGGTCGGCACCACGTTACCCACAAATTTGTCGCGCACCCGGACCGGTTCGCCATCCTTGATTTCTGCCGGCCGGGGAGTAGCCTGCACGGCCATGCACCTGCCTCGCTTCATGCGGCGCGTAAACCGTATCTTCACCAACCCGCTCATGGGCAGCTTCGCCTGGCTGGTGCCGCCGCTGGCGATGGTGCACCACCTCGGGCGCAAGAGCGGGCGCGAGTACCGTACACCGGTGGTGGCTTTTCCCAGCGCTACCGGCTTCGTGATCCCCATGACTTATGGCCGTGACGTTGACTGGGCGCGCAACATCGTCAGCGCACATGGATGCGAAGTCATGCAAATGGGCCGGAGCACCAGCCTGTGCAACCCGCGCATCGTGGGTTTCAAGGCGGCCGAGCCCCACCTGCCCGCGTTCGTGCGCCCAGCCCTGCGCGCCGCCGATTTCCCTGGCTACGTGTTGCTGGATCTCGCCAACGAGCACGCGCGCCGTGCCGCCAAGCACCCGCCCGCCGCCAAGCGCCGCCCGGGCGGCAGCAGCAAGAGGCTCTAGCGCGTCGCTAACCGCACCACCTTTGCCTTGTCGATCGCACGGTGGCGGGCGATCTGGCTGAGGCTGCGGCAGCTTGCAACGGGCAAGGGCGCGTGGAAATAGGCCCCGGGGCGCGCGCCCCGGCGATCAAGGAGCCACACACATGACATTATTCGAACGAACAAGAATCGGCACCATGGAGGTCAAGAATCGCGTCGCCATGGCGCCGATGGGGACAGCCGGGCTGGCCGACAGCGATCTCGGCTATTCGCGCCGGCTGATCGAGTTCTATGCGGCGCGTGCCCAGGGCGCCACCGGCATGATCATCACCGGCGCCGCCATCGCCAACACCCGGCTCGAAGGCGGCCTCGCGCACTTCTTGCCCCGCCTCGATAGCCCCAAGTACGTCTCGCGCTTGAGCGAGCTGTGTGATGCCGTCCACCACTACGATGCCAAGCTGGTGTTGCAACTGAGCGCCGGCTTCGGCCGCGTCAATTACTTGCTCGGCAATACCATCCTGCCGCCGATCTCGGCCTCGGAGGTGCCCTGCTTCCATGACCCCAGCGTCACCACCCGTGCACTAACGGTCGAGGAGATCGGCGAGCTCATGATGTCCTTCGCCATGGCAGCAGCCATGGCCAAGATGGCCGGCGTCGATGCCATCGAGATCCAGGGCTACGGCGGCTATCTCATCGATCAGTTCCAGAGCGCACTGTGGAACCGCCGCACCGACCACTACGGCGGCGATCTCGATGGCCGGCTGCGCTTCTCGCTCGAACTCATCGGCGCTACCCGCAGCCTGGTAGGGCCGGATTTCCCGATCATCTACAAGTTCACTCCCGATCATTACATACCGGGCGGACGCCAACTCGACGAGGGCCTGGAAATCGCCCGCCGGCTCGAACGCGCCGGGGTCGACGCCCTGCACGTCGACGGCGGTTGCTACGAAGTGTGGCACCGCGTCATCCCCAGTATGTACGAGGCCCAGGCCTGCCAGATCCCGCTGGCACAAGCCGTAAAACAGGTAGTGAAGCTGCCGGTCATTGCCCACGGCAAGCTCGGCAACCCGGCGGTGGCGAAACAAGTCATCGAGGACGGCCAGGCGGATTTCGTCGCCCTGGGCCGGCCGCTGCTCGCCGATCCGGCGTGGGCCAAGAAGGTGAAGCAAGGGCGCATCGGCGACATCCGGCCGTGCATTGCCTGCAACGAAACCTGCCTGGGTAAGAAGTTCTACGTCAGCTGCACGGTCAACCCGCAGACCGGCATGGAACGCGACTACGCGCTGGTGCCGGTCGGGCGTAAGCGCAAGGTGCTGGTCATCGGCGGCGGTCCGGGCGGCCTGGAAGCGGCGCGGGCCGCCGCCGCTCGCGGTTGTGAGGTCACGCTGTGGGAGCAGACCGCTCGCCTGGGCGGCAAGATGCACGTCGCCGCGGTGCCGGAGTTCAAGCGCGACATTCGGCCGCTCATTCGCTTTCTCTCTACCGAGGTCGAGAAGGCCGGCGTCAAGGTGGAGTTGCAGAAGGCCGCCACGCCCACGCTGGTGCAGCAACACCGGCCCGACGTGGTGATTGTCGCCACCGGCTCGCAATTCAAGCTGCCGGCGGTGCCCGGGGTGGAGAGCCGGCACGTGCTCAATACCGTCGAGTTGTACCAGCGGCCCGAGTCGCTGGGAGAGCGGGTGCTGGTGGTCGGCGGCGGCCTGTGCGGCTGCGAGGCGGCCGTCTACCTGGCGCAGCAAGGCCGGCGGGTGACCATCGTCGAGATGATGCCGGAGATGGTGCCGCAAGGCAGTAAGACCATCAACACCATCCTGGCAATCAAGGCCCTGCTGGCGCAAGCTCAGGTGACCGTGATGACCAGCACCAAGCTGGTCGAGATCACCCCCCGCGGCGCGATGGTCGAGCGCAACGGCGGCCGCGAGGAACTGGCAGCGGACAGCGTCGTCATCGCCACCGGCTTCACCCCCGATCTCACACTACGTGATGCGCTGGAGCAGCTGGGGACGGAGGCGGTCGCCGTCGGCGACTGCAACCGGCCGCGCACCATCCAGGAGGCGATTTGGGAAGGCTATCACGCCGCCCGCGTGATCAGCTGACCGTGACCGCGGCCCGGGCGCAGCCAGCGGCCTGCCGCAGCGCGCGGGCCGCATACACCCGCGTTAGGTGAGCGCGCTATTCGGCCGAGGCAAACAGATCCGAGAGCACCGTGACGCCCTGTGCCACTTGCTGCGTTGCGGCTGTATAGCAACGGCGGTTCGGGCCTTTGGTTCACCAGCGCCGCCGCCGGTCTCCTACAACGGATTGAACGGATTAAAGGGATCGAGCGGAACTGGACGCCGACCTTTGCCCCAGGCTACACCAGGCGCGGGATCGCATCTTCTTGGTTCTTGGCCTAATTCGCGCACCTTCGGGCGCGCTGCGCGCTCTTGCTCTTGAGACGTCGGCTGTTGCTTTGGTGCATCAGCCAGCATAAACTTCATCCGCAAATGATGAGATGTCTATGGAGGTAACGATGCTGACGAGAAGGAACCTGGCACTTGGGGTCATAGCCGTCCTAGTGGTCTCCTCTTTGTCCGGCTGCGCGGCCTGGCAGAACACGTCGCGGACCACCAAGGGCGCAGTGCTCGGAACAGCGGGGGGCGCAGGAGCCGGAGCCGCAATCGGCGCGATCGTCGGCGGTGGCAAGGGTGCCGGCAAGGGCGCTGCCATCGGCGCGGTGGTCGGCGGCCTCGCCGGTACGGGCATCGGCTACTACATGGAACAGCAGGCAAAGGAGATGGAGGCGGTTCTCGCCGAACAGGACCGCCTGCGCCGCCGCCAAGATCAACTCGACATCGAGCTTTCGAGCGACGTGCTCTTCGAGTCCGGCAAAGCGTACCTTCAACCCGGCGCGCGCGACAAGCTCGCCCGCTTCGCCGGCGTGCTCAATCGCTACCCGGAGAGCCGCGTCGCGGTTGTCGGGCACACCGACAACCGCGGCAGCGACGAGCTGAACTACAGCCTATCCAAACAGCGCGCCGACGCGGTGGCGTCCGTTTTCTCGGCGAGCGGCGTATCGCCAAGCCGCATGACTACACTCGGCGAGGGGAAGTCGCGCCCCGTGGCCACCAACGAGACTCCGGAGGGTCGCGCGCAGAACCGGCGCGTCGATGTGCACGTGATGCCCGCCGATCAGGCCGGCTCGCCAGCGGGTGCTGGGTCGGAGCCTTACTGATACGTTCGGGAAGACTCCGATCCGCCAATCGCCGAGGTGGCGGCCGGTACAGCGGTGCACGCTGCCGTACCGGGATCTAGACGTATGGTCGCCCGGATCGCGTCCATCCTTTGATGCCAGCGAAACCCGGCGACTCAGTCACAGTTGCCCAGGCGTTTGCCCTTCCACTTCGTCTCCATCGTCATCGCCTGCGGGCCCATCTGCATGTTCACCGTCATGCCCCCTTCGACGCTATCGCCGTGCCCGGTCAGCGTCGCGCGCCCCTTCATCTCGGGACCCTTCGCACCTTTGCAGGTGACCTCGAAGGTGTGCGTATTCCCGGAGACCTCGCGTCCGCTCAGCGTGCAGTGGCCATCCTTGGTCAATCCCTTCATCGCGTTGTCGGGATCGGTATCCTTCTCCGTGAGGCACTTCGTCTGAGTCTTGGTCTGCGGCTGCGGCATTACCGACATGACCGAAGTGGTCTCGAACTGCCACTTCCCGGCCCTCATCTCGAAGGCGGCGAAGACCGCAGCGGGCGCGAGAGTAACGGCAGCGGTGACAAGCGTAACACGAATGCCAAACATGGATCCCTCCCCGATCGGTTCCGGGCACCTTACCAGTTGAGCGGCCTAGTGCAACCGATTACTTTTGGACCGGAAGGTCGGCGGGCCGTCCCTTGACAGCGGGTTCAAGCGCGTTCTAAGGGGTGGTGTGTCCAAGCGCACTAAGGTAGACGCCTCATTTGTCATCGTGCAATCGGCGGAGTCGTCCATGAATGAGAGGAACGACAAGGCGTGAGACCAGCCTGGTTCGCGGCCAGCATCTATTCGATCGCGTTGTTCGTCGCGGTCGACCTCGCCGCATCCTCTGACGGCAGGGCCGAGCCGCCCGCGGGTTCAGAGAAACTCGTGCTGGCGGCGGAGGTGGCGGAACGTATTGACTACCTGACGTTCGCACAGGGGGCGGTACCGATCCGGGTTGGCGGCGCGGGGGCAAAGCAGGGCGCCAACTTCGAGCATGCCGTCCGTGTCATCGACGGCGACGCCACGAGCTTCTCGATCGTCAGCAAGGCAACGGCCGGGACCGACACCGAATTTGTCTATATGTTGCCGGCGCCCACGACGTTCGATCGGTTTGCGGTACCGGGCATCCTGGAGACGCCAAGCCCATCCACGACGTTCACTCGCCTGGTCGAGGTGCACGGATCCGCGACGGGTCCTGACGAGGGATTTACGCTTCTTTCGTCCGCGACGCTGCATACGCATCGAAAACGCGGCCAGGTAACGGAGCTCACAGTCGCATGGAAGCGTCCGGTGCGCTGGGTCAAAGTACGATTGGTGGGCGGCATCGAGATGCTACGGCCCGAGATGTCGTTGGAATTCAGCGAGATCATCGGTAACGGCACACAGGAATCGCCGCCGCTAGCCGAGTATTTCACCGGCGCCTGGCGCGGTGCGGGGGTGAAGCTCGAGATGAAACAAGCGGGCCCTCTCGTGTCCGGTTGTTACGACAACAGCGGAGACCTCAAGGGGACCGTGAGCGGCAACATCCTGCAGGCCACTGGAGTCGACCGCTCCGACGGTGTACAGAGCACTTTCATACTGTCCGTGGTTGACGATGGAACGATCCGCGGAGTCCGCTCGACGAACAAGGGACCCTTCCGACTCTACACCGGGCCGACCGCAGCTTCCGGTGCGGCTTCCATCTGCAAAGATCCCCCGGCGCCGAGACTCGGTTGCGGTTCCATCATTCACGGGATTCGTTTCGCGTTCGATTCCGCCGAGATCCAACCAGCCTCCGAGCCGGTCCTCGCCGAGCTGTTCAAGGGACTCAAGTCCGACCCCAGCGGCGCAATCATCATCGAAGGTCACACCTCGAGCGAGGGCTCGGACAGCTACAACCAGGAGCTCTCGGAGCGGCGAGCCCGCGCGGTCGTGGAGGATCTTGTGCGGCGCGGAGTGGCCGCGAATAGAATTAGTGCCGCCGGGCTAGGGGAACGCCGTCCAATTGCCGGCAACAACGACGAGAGCGGCCGCTCGCTGAATCGCCGAGTCGAGGTCCGTTGCCGATGAAGACAATCCGGCGCAGCTCTTTGAATTCATTACGATCGACGGTCTGAGAACGCTCTCAACTCGACCGGAGGTGGACGGAGGTGGATACTGCCTCTCGATTTTCGAGACGACGACGCCGTATCTGGAGAACGCGCATCGCCAGCGTTTTGATCTTGGCCTCATCGGTCTTCTCCGGGTGCGGGTACGGCAAGGCCGGTGAGCCCTGCCAACGCACGGGCGACGGTTTCCTGGCGCATCACAACTGCGAGACGTTTTGTTTGTCTTTCCCCATTTCTTGTCCCGACGGGTCCAGTGGCACACCGAACCTCTGCGCCGGGAAAGAGAGCTGCGTGGAGGGGGAATGCCCCGTGGGCCAGGTGTGTATCCGGGTAAACGTCGACCGCTCGTTCTGTGTTCCCGACACGATCTGCCCAACGTGGCGCCAGATCGGCGTTCCGAATCCCGTGCTTACGCCCGATGCAGAGATCAAGCGTCAGATGAGCGCACCTCGCCGCAACCTCAAACCCGTCGATACGCCGTGAGCGCAGAACTCGAACGGAGATGCATGGCAGCGGAAAGGCTCGCGGCCCGCACGCACACGCCCCTGCGCTTTCTGGTCGCAAGCTTACTCGCGCTTCTGCTCGCGCGTCCGACTCTGGCGTGTCGATGCGTACCTCAAACACTCGATCACTACTTCGAACGCGCCGATCTGGTCATGGTGGCGCGCACTGTATCGACCCGCATCGTCAAGGGATCGCCGGACTTTCGAACGGCTGAGTTCGCGCCAGTCCAGGAACCTTACAAGGGCGACCCGAAGTCGATCGTTGCCTTTGCCACGCATCTTTCGTCGGCCAGTTGCGGAGTACCGGTCGAGGCGGGACAAATGTTTCTGATCTTCGCCGCGCGCGACGAACCCGGCGGGACCACAGCCTGGTTCGACTCCTGCAATGGAACCCGTCCCTTCGGCCCCGATGTGAAGGTCGTCGACTTCGTCGACACGCCGGCGGAGAAGATCCTTCTCCGCCTCGAGGGGTTGCGCACCGCCAATGCGGTTCGCGATCCGAGCGCGAATCCCGGCGGACCACGCCTCCCGAAGCCCGGCCATCCGCACGCCGAGTTGATCGGATTGCTCGAGCTTGTGACGGTGTTGAATCTCGACGAACCTGGCGCCTCATCACCACCACCGCGCCTGCCCTCTGCGGTGATCGAGGTGATGGCTTCGCCGGAGTCCGGGGCCGCAGTGGTCGCCCAGATTCGTCTTCCGACCGATATCATCACGCGAGAATTGGACTACGAGAGGAAGGCGGCCGTCGTGCTAGAGCAGCGAGCCGCTTGGTATCGGATCGCGCTGCCCCACGATCGTAGCGGATGGCTGAGCGCGCGCCTCGCTGGTCCTTTCCACCCGTTCGCGGAGCTCATCGTAAATCGCCTGTCCTACTTGACGGCCCATTGGGATGGCTGGATATGGCCCGATCCAGGCGCCGGCAACCCAGTGAATGCGAACGTGAAGCAGAGCGAGGGACGTCACGAGTACCCGGTAAACGTGCGCGGCACTCAGGACCTCGCTGGCACGCTCTGGCTCCAAGTCGAAATATTGAGTGCGAGCCCGTGCGAAGGTGGATCGCCGAAGACAGTAATAAGCGGTTGGGTGCCTGCCTATTCACCTGAAGGAAAGCTTACCGCCTGGTTCTATTCGCGTGGATGCTGATCCAGGTGGTTGTCGGGACACCGACTGGCCGGTGTCCCCTTCACCGATCCGGACGTGATCCAGGTCTCCGAGGCGGACAGCCCGCATAAAGGCCTAATTTGACTCATCCGCGAGCGCCGCACTGAACCCGTCCGACGCCCGCGACGGCGCGCCCAGATCGTGCGACACCGGTAACTGCAGGCTTCCAATTCGAGCTCACGAGCGGGTCTGAAGTGCGATAGAGGTGGATTCGACGGAACCTGGATCTCCTTGGGTTCACGTTTCGCTACGATCGCGACCTCCACGGAGGCATCGATATCTGAACGTGCAGCCCTCGAAGAAATCGGTGGCACGAAGGCGAGAGGCGCTGCGGGGCATCGCTCTCCTGCGGCCACGGGCATTCGCGCCATATGCCGCGGCCCTGCAAAGGTCAATCGCCGGCGCCCGCCGCACTCGACTGCGGCGGCGCGGCTTCACTTACGCTTACGTCGCGGAGGTGGAGAATTCGGCGGCGGGACATCGCCGGCGTCGCGAAGCGCGAGCTCCCGCTGTTGCAGGTGTTGGATCTCGTCCCGCAGTTCGGCGGCGCGCTCGAACTCCAAGTCCGCCGCCGCCTGACGCATCTGTCTTTCGAGCGCGGCGATGCGTTTGGGAATGTCCACCAGCGCCACATACTCCTCGCCCTCCTCCGCCACGATCGGCACCTCGACGTAATCGGCTTCGGCGACTTCGACCAGCCGGGCATCTATGGCCTTATGAATCGTTTGCGGCGTGATGCCGTGTTCGCGATTGAACGCCTCCTGCTTGGAACGGCGGCGGTTGGTCTCGTCGATGGCGCGGCGCATCGACTCGGTGACCCGGTCGGCGTACATCAGCACCGTCCCGTTGACGTTGCGGGCGGCGCGGCCGATGGTTTGAATCAACGAGCGCGTCGAGCGCAGGTAGCCTTCCTTGTCGGCATCCAAGATCGCCACCAGCGACACTTCGGGCAGATCGAGGCCTTCACGCAGCAGGTTGATACCCACCAAGACATCGAAGACGCCCTTGCGCAGATCGCGAATGATATCGACGCGCTCGATGGTCTCGATGTCGGAGTGCAGATAGCGCACGCGCACGCCCAGCCCCTGGTAATAGTCGGTGAGATCCTCGGCCATTTTCTTGGTCAGCGTCGTCACCAGCACACGCTCTCCGCGTCCTACCCGTTCATTGATATTCTCCAGCAAGTCGTCCACCTGCCGGCGCGCCGGCCGCACGATGATCGCCGGATCGGTCAGACCGGTGGGGCGAATCAGCTGTTCCACTACCACCCCGCCGGTTTGCGTCAGCTCGTAATCACCCGGGGTCGCCGACACGTACACCACCTGGCGCACGAGCTGCTCGAACTCCTGGAAGTTGAGCGGCCGGTTATCGAGCGCCGACGGCAGGCGGAAGCCGTATTCCACCAGCGTCTCCTTACGCGAGCGGTCACCGCGATACATGCCGCCGACCTGCGGCACAGTGACGTGGCTCTCGTCGATGAACAGCAGCCAGTCGTCGGGAAAGTAGTTCAGCAGCGTCGGCGGCGGCTCGCCGGTTTGCCGGCCGGTGAGGTGACGCGAGTAGTTCTCGATGCCGGGGCAGAAGCCCATCTCGGCCAGCAACTCCAAATCGTAAAGCGTGCGCTGCTCGATGCGCTGGGCTTCGAGCAGCTTGTTGTCCGCCCGCAGCTCGGCAATGCGCGTCTTCAATTCCGTGCGGATAGCGGCGACCGCTTTCTCCATGCGATCAGGCGAGGTGACGTAGTGGCTGGCGGGATAAATCGCGACCTTGTCGAGCCGCCGCAACACCTGCCCGCGCAGGGGATCGATCTCGGCTATGACCTCGACGGTGTCGCCGAACAGTTCGATGCGGAGGGCGCGCGCTTCTTCGTAGGCGGGAAACACCTCGACGACGTCGCCCCGCACGCGGAACGTGCCGCGATGGAAGTCATAATCGTTGCGCTGGTACTGGATATCGACCAGCTTGCGCAGCAGCCAGTCGCGATCCACCTGGCTGTCGCGCTCGAGGAAGATGAGCATCTCGAAGTACGCCTCGGGCGAGCCCAGGCCGTAGATGCACGAAACGCTGGCGACGATCAGCACGTCGTTGCGCTCGAGCAGGGCTTTGGTCGCCGAGTGGCGCATCTTGTCGATCTCGTCGTTGATCGCGGAGTCCTTCTCGATGTAGGTGTCCGTGCTCGGCACGTAGGCTTCCGGCTGGTAGTAGTCGTAGTAGCTGACGAAGTACCGCACGGCGTTCTCAGGAAACAGGGTCTTGAACTCGTTATAGAGCTGCGCCGCCAGCGTTTTGTTCGGCGCGATCACCAGCGCCGGTTTGTTCACCCGCGCCACCACGTTGGCCATGGTGAAGGTCTTGCCGGAACCGGTGACACCGAGCAGCACCTGCGCCCGGCGGCCTTGCTCGATGCCGTCGCGGAGCTGCGCGATGGCCTCGGGCTGGTCCCCCTGCGGCACGAAGTCGGCGACCAGGCGGAAGGCGCCCTCGCCTCTCATGCGACATAACCTCCAGCCACCGCCGGCGTGCCGCCGCACTCCAGTCGCCGGCGCCGCTGCCATATGTGCACGCTCATGGCGCTGGCTTATAGCAGAGCACGGCCTGGATTGAATTGAGGTTGTTCTTGTGGCCAGATGCGGTCACATTTGGATGCGGGAGGTCCTTCATGCGAACACTGAGTGGGGTTGTCGCGATCGCGGCGTTGTTGCTGGCAGCGGTGGTAGCCCGAGCCGAGTCGCTAATGCAGTTCACCGTGGTGAACATCGAGTACGAGGGCAGCAAGATCTGGACGCCGGCGACGCTGGTGGTCGAAAAAGGGGACAAGGTGAAGCTGACGCTGATCAACAACGTGAAGTCCGAGCCGAGTCAGCACGGCTTCGCCATTGCGGCTTACAACATCGCTGAGCTCGTCGCCCGGGGCGAGCCTAAGACGGTGGAGTTCACCGCCGACAAGGCCGGCATCTTCCCGATCAACTGCCAGTTACATCCGACTCACGTAGGCGGCCAGCTCGTCGTGCTGCGGTAACCCGAGCCTGCTCACCGGCGAGCCGGCTCCTCAACCTGACGGATGCCGGCTTGCCGCCCGCGGGCATGGCCGAGGCCGCCCGGTTGCTCACTTGGCCGGCTTTCATTCTCTGAATTCCGCGCAGCCGTTGGGCACTACCTCGAGCGGCGGATCGCGAACTTGTGGCGCGAGTCGCAGCACGCGAAATTCGGGTACCGGAATGCGATCGAGCATGACGTAGGCCTTGCCAAAACGGTCCCCGCGTACGACCACGTCACCGGAGAAGAGCCCGGCATAGGGATCGACGCTGACGCTCTTGGGGTGGACCGCGTAGAGCGTGATGCCGCCGCCGTCATCGGAGAGGAACATGCCGTACTCCTGGAGCGCCCGGGCGATGATTCGCTCGGTTGGCGTGAGGCCGAGCCTGTCGAGATCCAACGCCGGATTGAGTTGAATGCGTGCGCCTTCCGGAATCGCGCCGGCACGCACCGAATCACCGTCGCTTTCAGTCGCAGGCGGGACTGGTCCTCCGGCTTTCGTGTTCGAGTAGCTGAAGCTCAAGGCGTGCGAAATCCTGCCTGCCCGCAGTTCGTCCGGCCAGATCATGCCCGCCAGCAAGCCGAAACCCGACCCACGCGCTGAAACACCCTTCGGAAACACGCCATCACTATCGGTGTTGAGAGCGTTACCCCACGCTGCCGTCCATCGTCCGAGCGCCTTGCGGGCGCGCCAGAAATCATACTCGCAGCCCGAGGTGAGATCGATAATAGCCATGTGCCGATCGCTCATCGCGTCGGGCGTGGCAAATGACGGAATCGGCACACCCTTCATCGTTCGATACGGTGCCCACGACGCCGTCAGGCGGACGTCGTAGCGCTTTGTGTTTGCGCTCGCGTAGTAGACCGGAACCGTCCACTCTTTGACCGTCATCAGGAATCCCTGCTTCCTGGCTTCCTCGATCAGGCTGCCCACCATCGCGGCCGAGCCCGGATCGACGGCGGGATTGGGAGGGATCATACGGTTGAATGGGCTTTCAGGGCTGTAAAGGGGAGGATGGAGGAGTGCCGCTGGTTTGCTCTCGGCAGCAGCCAACTGCGGTTGCGCCGGCGCGTACAAGGCCGCAGCAACCAGCACAGCCGCGGATACCACTACGAGACGTTTGCGGTTGAACATAGGTGCCTCCCCTGTTCGCGATTGCCGCAGTGGCGGCGGCGTCACCCCAGCCAAGTTGCCATTGCCGCGCCTACGGTGGACATACGCGGCACGCCTGTCAAACCCCCGGCCAGGCCCTTCTCCTCCAGGGTTCCGGGCGCGCGTGGCGTTGACCGACCCGAGCGAGACGGCGTAGTAAAGCACACTATGCCGGGAACGCTCGCAGGCAGCGCTGGAGATGATCCGCACGGAACTAGTGTGAGCGGCCGAGGCTGGGAGCAGTTGAACCACTCACCCCGATCCTCTCCCCGCGGCAAGGACAGCGGAGACGAGCGGTGCGTGTGGTCTTGAAGAAGTTGCTGAAGTGGGCGGCGCGCTGGTTGCCCGGCTTCCGGCTGCGGGTAGGGTTGCTGCGGGCCTGCGGCCATCGCATTGGCCGCGACGTCTACGTCGGCGAAGAGCTGCTCGTGATCGAAGAGCTATCGGACTTTTCCGAGAAGCTGGTCGTCGGCGACCGCGTTGCGATCGCCCCACGGGTTACGCTGGTGACCTCATCCGACGCCAATTTCTCGCGGCTGATGGAACGGATTCAGCCCATTCGCGGCCGCATCGTGATCGAGGACGATGCCTGGATCGGCACCGGCGTGATCATCTTGCCCAACGTCACCATCGGCCGCCGCGCCATTGTTGCGGCCGGCGCAGTGGTGACGCGCGACGTGCCTGATGACGCGGTGGTGATGGGGGTGCCGGCACGTGTGCGCGGCACGTGAGCGGATCGCCGTTGCCAGGGGGCAGCCGTTTCATTATTGTCCGCGCCACGCAGAGGGGCGGCGAGCCCCAGCCCCGTGACGGAAAGGAGCCACCATGGAGTTCAAAGAGGTCCTCGGCCGGCGGCGCTCCATTCGCTACTTCCAAGCCTGGCGGCCGGTCGAGCGCGAGAAAGTGCAGGTCATCCTCGAAGCCGCCCGCATCGCCTCGTGCGCCGTCAATGCCAGCTACCTGCGCGGCATCGTGGTCGAGCGCGATAAGCTCGATCCGGCGCTGTTCGAGTCGATCAAGACG carries:
- a CDS encoding nitroreductase family deazaflavin-dependent oxidoreductase, which gives rise to MHLPRFMRRVNRIFTNPLMGSFAWLVPPLAMVHHLGRKSGREYRTPVVAFPSATGFVIPMTYGRDVDWARNIVSAHGCEVMQMGRSTSLCNPRIVGFKAAEPHLPAFVRPALRAADFPGYVLLDLANEHARRAAKHPPAAKRRPGGSSKRL
- a CDS encoding OmpA family protein, with translation MRPAWFAASIYSIALFVAVDLAASSDGRAEPPAGSEKLVLAAEVAERIDYLTFAQGAVPIRVGGAGAKQGANFEHAVRVIDGDATSFSIVSKATAGTDTEFVYMLPAPTTFDRFAVPGILETPSPSTTFTRLVEVHGSATGPDEGFTLLSSATLHTHRKRGQVTELTVAWKRPVRWVKVRLVGGIEMLRPEMSLEFSEIIGNGTQESPPLAEYFTGAWRGAGVKLEMKQAGPLVSGCYDNSGDLKGTVSGNILQATGVDRSDGVQSTFILSVVDDGTIRGVRSTNKGPFRLYTGPTAASGAASICKDPPAPRLGCGSIIHGIRFAFDSAEIQPASEPVLAELFKGLKSDPSGAIIIEGHTSSEGSDSYNQELSERRARAVVEDLVRRGVAANRISAAGLGERRPIAGNNDESGRSLNRRVEVRCR
- a CDS encoding FAD-dependent oxidoreductase; this translates as MTLFERTRIGTMEVKNRVAMAPMGTAGLADSDLGYSRRLIEFYAARAQGATGMIITGAAIANTRLEGGLAHFLPRLDSPKYVSRLSELCDAVHHYDAKLVLQLSAGFGRVNYLLGNTILPPISASEVPCFHDPSVTTRALTVEEIGELMMSFAMAAAMAKMAGVDAIEIQGYGGYLIDQFQSALWNRRTDHYGGDLDGRLRFSLELIGATRSLVGPDFPIIYKFTPDHYIPGGRQLDEGLEIARRLERAGVDALHVDGGCYEVWHRVIPSMYEAQACQIPLAQAVKQVVKLPVIAHGKLGNPAVAKQVIEDGQADFVALGRPLLADPAWAKKVKQGRIGDIRPCIACNETCLGKKFYVSCTVNPQTGMERDYALVPVGRKRKVLVIGGGPGGLEAARAAAARGCEVTLWEQTARLGGKMHVAAVPEFKRDIRPLIRFLSTEVEKAGVKVELQKAATPTLVQQHRPDVVIVATGSQFKLPAVPGVESRHVLNTVELYQRPESLGERVLVVGGGLCGCEAAVYLAQQGRRVTIVEMMPEMVPQGSKTINTILAIKALLAQAQVTVMTSTKLVEITPRGAMVERNGGREELAADSVVIATGFTPDLTLRDALEQLGTEAVAVGDCNRPRTIQEAIWEGYHAARVIS
- a CDS encoding cupredoxin domain-containing protein, whose protein sequence is MRTLSGVVAIAALLLAAVVARAESLMQFTVVNIEYEGSKIWTPATLVVEKGDKVKLTLINNVKSEPSQHGFAIAAYNIAELVARGEPKTVEFTADKAGIFPINCQLHPTHVGGQLVVLR
- a CDS encoding OmpA family protein, translated to MLTRRNLALGVIAVLVVSSLSGCAAWQNTSRTTKGAVLGTAGGAGAGAAIGAIVGGGKGAGKGAAIGAVVGGLAGTGIGYYMEQQAKEMEAVLAEQDRLRRRQDQLDIELSSDVLFESGKAYLQPGARDKLARFAGVLNRYPESRVAVVGHTDNRGSDELNYSLSKQRADAVASVFSASGVSPSRMTTLGEGKSRPVATNETPEGRAQNRRVDVHVMPADQAGSPAGAGSEPY
- a CDS encoding acyltransferase: MLRACGHRIGRDVYVGEELLVIEELSDFSEKLVVGDRVAIAPRVTLVTSSDANFSRLMERIQPIRGRIVIEDDAWIGTGVIILPNVTIGRRAIVAAGAVVTRDVPDDAVVMGVPARVRGT
- a CDS encoding DUF3617 family protein, which codes for MFGIRVTLVTAAVTLAPAAVFAAFEMRAGKWQFETTSVMSVMPQPQTKTQTKCLTEKDTDPDNAMKGLTKDGHCTLSGREVSGNTHTFEVTCKGAKGPEMKGRATLTGHGDSVEGGMTVNMQMGPQAMTMETKWKGKRLGNCD
- the uvrB gene encoding excinuclease ABC subunit UvrB, encoding MRGEGAFRLVADFVPQGDQPEAIAQLRDGIEQGRRAQVLLGVTGSGKTFTMANVVARVNKPALVIAPNKTLAAQLYNEFKTLFPENAVRYFVSYYDYYQPEAYVPSTDTYIEKDSAINDEIDKMRHSATKALLERNDVLIVASVSCIYGLGSPEAYFEMLIFLERDSQVDRDWLLRKLVDIQYQRNDYDFHRGTFRVRGDVVEVFPAYEEARALRIELFGDTVEVIAEIDPLRGQVLRRLDKVAIYPASHYVTSPDRMEKAVAAIRTELKTRIAELRADNKLLEAQRIEQRTLYDLELLAEMGFCPGIENYSRHLTGRQTGEPPPTLLNYFPDDWLLFIDESHVTVPQVGGMYRGDRSRKETLVEYGFRLPSALDNRPLNFQEFEQLVRQVVYVSATPGDYELTQTGGVVVEQLIRPTGLTDPAIIVRPARRQVDDLLENINERVGRGERVLVTTLTKKMAEDLTDYYQGLGVRVRYLHSDIETIERVDIIRDLRKGVFDVLVGINLLREGLDLPEVSLVAILDADKEGYLRSTRSLIQTIGRAARNVNGTVLMYADRVTESMRRAIDETNRRRSKQEAFNREHGITPQTIHKAIDARLVEVAEADYVEVPIVAEEGEEYVALVDIPKRIAALERQMRQAAADLEFERAAELRDEIQHLQQRELALRDAGDVPPPNSPPPRRKRK